TCGTAGCCAAGGCTCACGTGGCTGTGCACGATGCTGCGCACGGTAACGGCAATGGCGATAACCAGCGCCACGGCCCACAGGTAGAAGGCCACCCCGGCGCACTCCACCAGCCTACGGTGCCACTTGGGGAGGTACACCCGCACGGCCCAGGCCGCCAGGAAGGGGAAGATGAGCAGCGGGAACACCTTGTGCAGGATGAGCAGGAAGGATGGCCAGAAGTCCAGCGACGCGCTGGTGCCCACCAGCGAGAGCACCAGCGGTATGCAGATGGCCGAGGCGATGTTGATGAGGATGGTGTAGCTGACCAGCGCTTGAGTGTCGCCGCCCAGCTTGCCGGTAACCACGGCGGCGGCGGTGGCCGTAGGCGTAATCATGCAGATCATGGCCGCCTCGACAATCACGCGGTAGGGCGAATGGGGAAAGAGGTAGAGCAGCAGGCCGAGAAGGCAAAACGTGCCGACTTGGACCAGCAGCAGCCAGAGGTGCAGCGGGCGCAGGCGCAGCTCGTGCGGGTTAACCTTGCAGAACGAGAGGAAGAGCATGGCAAAGATGAGCAGCGGCTGAAGAAAGCCGATGAGCTCGTTAACGAATGGCTTTGCGGGTGCCAGTATGGGGATGCTCACGAATGCGAAGTAGCCCAGTATCCCGGCGAGCATCGCAATGGGGAGCGTCCAGTTTTTGAAGAATTGTACCATGGCTTTGGCGGTTTCGGGCGCAAAGGTAAGGGCGACCGCCCTAGAGTATCCTCCGATGCTGCTAAATTATCTGAAAGGGGTTGGGGTTTAGCGGATGATTCGCCGATAAGGACCATAAAAAAAGCAGCTCTGTCGTCGCGACTTGCTGCCTTTTTCACACTTTTAAAACCTTTACTTACAACTAAGAACTTTTACATCTTTCTGAAGCTAGCTGGTTGGCTTCTCCTTTTTAGGAGGCTCCTTGTAGCCCACCTGCTTAAGCGCGCGGATGAAGGAAAACTTTTCGGCATCGAGCTTGTCGGTAAGCATCGATGCGGCCAGCTTGGCAATGATGATCCCTTCGTCG
This sequence is a window from Acetobacteroides hydrogenigenes. Protein-coding genes within it:
- a CDS encoding transporter encodes the protein MVQFFKNWTLPIAMLAGILGYFAFVSIPILAPAKPFVNELIGFLQPLLIFAMLFLSFCKVNPHELRLRPLHLWLLLVQVGTFCLLGLLLYLFPHSPYRVIVEAAMICMITPTATAAAVVTGKLGGDTQALVSYTILINIASAICIPLVLSLVGTSASLDFWPSFLLILHKVFPLLIFPFLAAWAVRVYLPKWHRRLVECAGVAFYLWAVALVIAIAVTVRSIVHSHVSLGYELGIAGVSLLCCIVQFAVGKTIGARYHDRIGGGQSLGQKNTVFSIWLGATFLSPVTAIAGGFYSVWHNLFNSYQLYRKRQGQ